From one Eptesicus fuscus isolate TK198812 chromosome 21, DD_ASM_mEF_20220401, whole genome shotgun sequence genomic stretch:
- the LOC103304411 gene encoding zinc finger protein 383-like, translating to MRVHTGEKVYECNECGNYFTCSSSLRYHQMRVHTGERPHKCNECGQSFVSSSRLRNHQRLHTGEKPYKCNECEKSFNSISYLHCHQRIHTGERPYKCNECQKSFDTTYQLRYHQRVHTGENPYECRECGTSFTEKYAFHCHQRIHTGERPYECNECGKSFILGSNLRRHQRVHTGEKPYECGECGKSFTTKYCLGSHQKIHSRERPNDCS from the coding sequence atgagagttcacactggagaaaaggtTTATGAGTGCAATGAATGTGGAAATTATTTTACCTGTAGTAGTAGCCTCCGTTATCATCAgatgagagttcacactggagaaaggcctcatAAGTGCAATGAATGTGGGCAATCTTTTGTCAGTAGTAGTCGCTTACGTAATCATCAGAGattgcacactggagaaaagccttataagtgcAATGAATGTGAGAAATCTTTTAACAGTATTTCTTATCTTCActgtcatcagagaattcacactggagaacgTCCTTATAAGTGCAATGAATGTCAGAAATCTTTTGACACTACCTATCAACTTcgttatcatcagagagttcacactggagaaaaccCTTATGAGTGCAGGGAATGTGGGACATCATTTACTGAGAAATATGCCTTCCAttgtcatcagagaattcacactggagaaaggccttatgagtgcaatgaatgtgggaaatcttttatccTTGGTAGTAACTTGCgtcgtcatcagagagttcacactggagaaaagccttatgagtgtGGTGAGTGTGGGAAGTCTTTTACCACCAAATATTGCCTTGGTTCTCATCAGAAAATTCACTCTAGAGAAAGGCCTAATGACTGTAGTTAA
- the LOC103304410 gene encoding zinc finger protein 17-like, with protein MYFTCISFYLGCCCGAENVEAPFEDDISVRVSQAKNPKLALTSQKNHPCESCGLVLRNIFHLTHQKELQHRQILLRCGACAKQFYFSAQFHQQQHFREKPLIRGVNTGERPYECSECGKSFNQKYAFRCHQRIHTGEKPYKCSECGKSFSQKYAFHCHQRIHTGERPYKCSECGKSFNQKYNFDCHQRIHTGERPYKCSECGKLFNGKYVLLRHERIHSGEEPFVCNECGKSFICRSGLRYHEMRVHTGEKVYECNECGKYFTCRGGFRYHQMTVHTGERPHKCKECGQSFVSSSRLRYHQRLHTGEKPYKCNECEKSFISISYLHYHQRLHTGERPYKCNECQKSFDTTYQLRYHQRVHTGENPYECRECGTSFTQKYAFRCHQRIHTGERPYKCNECGKSFTRRNVLHSHERVHTGEKPYECSECGKSFTYGSSLRYHQKSHTGERPYECNECGKSFTSSNGFRRHQRIHTGERPYECNECGKSFISASSFRRHQRVHTGEKPYECGECGKSFTTKYCLGSHQKIHTRERPNDCS; from the coding sequence ATGTACTTCACctgcatttccttttatttaggttgctgctgtggagcagagaaTGTGGAGGCACCTTTTGAAGACGACATTTCCGTAAGAGTGTCACAGGCAAAGAATCCCAAGTTAGCTTTGACTTCCCAAAAGAACCACCCCTGTGAGAGTTGTGGACTagttttgagaaatattttccaCTTGACTCATCAGAAGGAATTACAACACAGGCAGATACTGTTGAGGTGCGGGGCATGCGCAAAGCAATTTTATTTCAGTGCACAATTTCACCAGCAGCAGCACTTCAGAGAGAAGCCTTTGATAAGAGGTGTgaacactggagaaaggccttatgagtgcagtgaatgtgggaaatcatttaatCAGAAATATGCCTTTCGttgtcatcagagaattcacactggagaaaagccttataagtgcagtgaatgtgggaaatcatttagtCAGAAATATGCCTTTCAttgtcatcagagaattcacactggagaaaggccttataagtgcagtgaatgtgggaaatcatttaatcagaaatataattttgattgtcatcagagaattcacactggagaaaggccttataagtgcagtgaatgtggaaaattatTCAATGGGAAATATGTCCTTCTTCGTCATGAGAGAATTCACAGTGGTGAAGAGCCTTTTGTgtgcaatgaatgtggaaaatcttttatctGTAGAAGTGGCCTCCGTTACCATGAgatgagagttcacactggagaaaaggtttatgagtgcaatgaatgtggaaaatattttaccTGTAGAGGTGGCTTCCGTTACCATCAAATGacagttcacactggagaaaggcctcatAAGTGCAAAGAATGTGGGCAATCTTTTGTCAGTAGTAGTCGCTTACGTTATCATCAGAGattgcacactggagaaaagccttataagtgcAATGAATGTGAGAAATCTTTTATCAGTATTTCTTATCTTCACTATCATCAGAGattgcacactggagaaaggccttataagTGCAATGAATGTCAGAAATCTTTTGACACTACCTATCAACTTcgttatcatcagagagttcacactggagaaaaccCTTATGAGTGCAGGGAATGTGGGACATCATTTACTCAGAAATATGCCTTCCGttgtcatcagagaattcacactggagaacgTCCTTATaagtgcaatgaatgtgggaaatcatttactCGGAGAAATGTCCTTCATAGTCATGAGAGAGTACACACTGGTGAaaagccttatgagtgcagtgaatgtggaaaatcttttacctATGGAAGTAGCCTCCGTTACCATCAGAAGAGTCAcacaggagaaaggccttatgagtgcaatgaatgtgggaagtcttttacCAGTAGTAATGGTTTCCGtcgtcatcagagaattcacactggagaaaggccttatgagtgcaatgaatgtgggaaatcttttatcagTGCTAGTAGCTTCCgtcgtcatcagagagttcacactggggaAAAGCCTTATGAGTGTGGTGAGTGTGGGAAGTCTTTTACCACCAAATATTGCCTTGGTTCTCATCAGAAAATTCACACTAGAGAAAGGCCTAATGACTGTAGTTAA